From Methanococcus maripaludis, the proteins below share one genomic window:
- a CDS encoding bile acid:sodium symporter family protein translates to MDRGAIQLKKTLWKLTKFSEDYFALLVILGSIIGFFNPSIFGWAIPHISLFLGIIMFGMGMTLNKDDFKTVLERPIDVVFGSILQFSLMPLLAFLVITIFHLPTELALGFILLGSCPGGTASNVITYLAKGDVALSVAITTFSTLLAPMITPILVLWFAGTWIDVSAYSMFLSIVKIVLIPVILGVIINNSLGKKIDSIRHVLPLLSVVAIVLIVGAIIGVNSEKIVSSGVIVLLAVIIHNAFGLLFGYIGTKIIGMDEKKSRAVTIEVGVQNSGLAVALATIHFSPLAAVPGAIFSVWHNITGPILANYWSKKDKKESFV, encoded by the coding sequence ATGGATCGGGGGGCTATTCAGCTAAAAAAGACTCTTTGGAAACTTACAAAATTTTCAGAAGATTATTTTGCATTACTGGTTATTTTAGGTTCAATTATTGGTTTTTTTAATCCGAGTATATTTGGATGGGCAATCCCCCACATTTCTCTGTTTCTCGGAATTATCATGTTTGGAATGGGTATGACATTAAATAAAGATGATTTTAAAACAGTTTTAGAAAGGCCAATTGACGTAGTCTTTGGATCAATTTTACAGTTTAGTTTAATGCCACTGCTTGCTTTTTTAGTGATTACAATATTTCATCTACCAACAGAACTTGCATTAGGGTTCATTTTACTGGGTTCATGCCCGGGAGGCACTGCATCAAATGTAATAACATACCTTGCAAAAGGAGACGTTGCACTCTCAGTTGCGATCACGACATTTTCAACACTTCTCGCACCAATGATTACCCCCATACTGGTACTATGGTTTGCTGGAACGTGGATAGATGTTTCAGCATATTCGATGTTTCTATCAATTGTAAAAATTGTATTAATTCCAGTAATTCTAGGAGTAATTATAAATAATTCACTTGGAAAAAAAATTGATTCGATAAGGCATGTTTTACCGCTTTTATCGGTTGTTGCAATAGTTTTAATCGTTGGTGCAATAATTGGAGTTAATTCAGAAAAAATTGTATCTTCAGGAGTTATTGTTTTACTTGCAGTAATAATCCACAATGCTTTCGGACTTTTATTTGGATATATCGGAACAAAAATCATTGGAATGGATGAAAAAAAATCAAGGGCTGTTACAATAGAAGTTGGAGTTCAAAATTCGGGACTTGCAGTAGCACTTGCAACAATCCATTTTTCACCACTTGCAGCAGTTCCTGGAGCAATTTTTAGCGTCTGGCATAATATTACAGGGCCAATTCTCGCAAACTACTGGTCTAAAAAAGATAAAAAGGAATCTTTTGTTTAA
- a CDS encoding KEOPS complex subunit Pcc1: MIFMKIDFEMTYDSKEKIIDSLKVDDIDDGLIIDTKFDNEQIKVNIKSNSVGSLKNILDDFFVNYELAENIVNLKK; encoded by the coding sequence ATGATTTTTATGAAAATAGATTTTGAAATGACTTACGATTCAAAAGAAAAAATTATAGACAGCTTAAAAGTTGACGATATAGACGATGGACTTATAATTGACACTAAATTTGATAATGAACAGATTAAAGTTAATATTAAATCTAATTCAGTTGGATCTTTAAAAAATATACTCGATGACTTTTTTGTAAATTACGAACTTGCAGAAAATATTGTAAATCTTAAAAAATAA
- a CDS encoding methanogenesis marker 17 protein, which yields MAYIDVECNDEAGKAIYERIIQTSLEDLVLGKSIIKAKMICKQDVPYFIIGILPKSTSKLIRLRDIATIDESKKSDGKTITKLNIDDETYATELLAKINVMDQPSRFEVVTDSEVDLNMVIHDAKEDFIDRVLDFMNRVFPEGMRIRKTIRDKTIVMVASEKPIEEEWMNEAVKLQEELKIFK from the coding sequence ATGGCTTATATTGATGTCGAATGTAATGACGAAGCTGGAAAAGCAATTTACGAAAGAATTATTCAAACGTCTCTCGAAGACCTCGTTTTAGGAAAATCTATCATAAAGGCAAAAATGATATGCAAACAGGACGTTCCATATTTTATAATTGGAATTTTGCCAAAATCAACTTCAAAGCTGATAAGATTAAGGGATATTGCAACAATAGATGAATCAAAGAAATCTGACGGAAAGACGATAACTAAATTAAATATTGATGATGAAACTTACGCAACAGAGCTTTTAGCAAAAATAAATGTTATGGATCAGCCTTCAAGATTTGAAGTCGTTACAGATTCAGAAGTTGATTTAAACATGGTAATTCACGATGCAAAAGAGGATTTTATTGATAGGGTCCTTGATTTTATGAACCGTGTTTTTCCAGAAGGAATGAGAATTCGAAAAACAATTAGGGATAAAACCATAGTAATGGTTGCATCAGAAAAGCCGATAGAAGAAGAATGGATGAATGAAGCGGTAAAACTTCAAGAAGAGCTTAAAATATTTAAATAA
- a CDS encoding ACT domain-containing protein: MENVVITVVGVDKPGIVAEVTKVLAQNSANIVDIRQTIMEDLFTMIMLVDISKISSDFSELNVALEKLGSEIGVKINVQHENIFKYMHRI; encoded by the coding sequence ATGGAAAATGTGGTAATTACCGTTGTTGGTGTTGATAAACCAGGTATCGTTGCAGAAGTTACAAAAGTTCTCGCACAAAACAGTGCAAACATCGTAGATATCAGGCAGACAATCATGGAAGACCTGTTCACAATGATCATGCTTGTTGATATTTCTAAAATAAGTTCAGACTTTTCAGAATTAAACGTTGCTCTTGAAAAGCTCGGATCAGAAATCGGAGTTAAAATAAACGTGCAACACGAAAATATCTTTAAATACATGCACAGAATTTAA
- a CDS encoding radical SAM protein, with amino-acid sequence MKEDKMSKFAHITSVHPCYNEKLHHKIGRVHLPVAPKCNIACRFCKRSIGDESVCEDRPGVSHHIMKPAEVENYLNDLLERSPNIKVAGIAGPGDSLFNEETFETLEVLKEKFPDLVRCLSTNGLLLPKYAERLAELGVKTVTVTVNAVDPKIQAQIVDWIYYEGKVYRGEEGAEILIKNQIEGVKKLAEFDVAVKINTVLIPEINMDHIVEIAKTFEKDAFVHNVIPLIPMYKMENLRKPTCDEISNIRDTAEEYLHQFRACQQCRADAAGLITEHKHLGEKGKKLDIYDLKHFSH; translated from the coding sequence ATGAAAGAAGATAAGATGTCTAAATTTGCACATATTACAAGCGTACACCCTTGCTACAACGAAAAACTCCACCACAAAATTGGAAGAGTTCATTTGCCCGTTGCACCAAAATGTAATATTGCGTGCAGATTCTGTAAAAGGAGTATCGGAGATGAATCAGTCTGTGAAGACAGGCCCGGTGTTTCACATCACATCATGAAACCAGCAGAAGTTGAAAATTATTTAAATGATTTACTTGAAAGAAGTCCAAACATCAAAGTTGCAGGAATTGCAGGACCTGGAGACAGCTTGTTCAATGAAGAAACTTTTGAAACATTGGAAGTTTTAAAAGAAAAATTCCCTGATTTAGTTAGATGTCTTTCAACAAACGGACTTTTACTTCCAAAATATGCTGAAAGATTGGCAGAACTTGGAGTAAAAACCGTAACAGTAACGGTAAACGCGGTAGATCCAAAAATTCAAGCACAGATTGTTGACTGGATATACTACGAAGGAAAAGTTTACCGTGGAGAAGAAGGTGCTGAAATTTTAATCAAAAACCAGATTGAAGGAGTTAAAAAACTGGCAGAATTTGATGTTGCAGTTAAAATTAACACGGTATTGATCCCTGAAATAAACATGGACCATATTGTGGAAATTGCAAAAACTTTCGAAAAAGATGCGTTCGTTCATAACGTAATTCCTTTAATTCCAATGTACAAAATGGAAAATTTAAGAAAACCAACCTGTGATGAAATAAGCAACATAAGAGATACTGCCGAAGAATACCTCCACCAGTTTAGAGCATGCCAGCAGTGTAGGGCAGATGCAGCAGGACTTATTACCGAACACAAACACCTTGGAGAAAAAGGTAAAAAATTAGACATTTACGATTTAAAACACTTCTCACACTAA
- a CDS encoding phosphoadenosine phosphosulfate reductase domain-containing protein produces the protein MEKIKGKNTVNCEICLHNSKTRPMFKHEGKNICIECLNALKFPRNFEEMKNEVMEYLDELRIRNNKYNCILGFSGGKDSVVALYLLVKELRIRPLCVTVDNGYLAEEALTNCKNVAKYFGVDWLVINKDFTKFFKETISKGESPCRVCSDMNMHELWQFARQTNIDTIVTGHELPFGTTAIREMKKGINMLRLLVAYKLTEEDRYKILKEIPWEKPDLGGYTTNCLVLAPALVEFKKKHGFSFEYDRVSAMIRYGLMTREQAEKALECPEVSEEIYKELKRRGLDFKNLKE, from the coding sequence ATGGAAAAAATTAAAGGAAAAAACACGGTAAACTGTGAAATTTGCCTTCACAACAGCAAAACACGCCCGATGTTCAAACACGAAGGAAAAAACATCTGCATCGAATGCTTAAACGCCTTAAAATTTCCAAGAAACTTCGAAGAAATGAAAAACGAAGTAATGGAATATTTAGATGAACTCAGAATTAGAAATAACAAATACAACTGTATTTTGGGATTTTCTGGCGGAAAAGATAGCGTTGTTGCTCTTTATTTACTCGTAAAAGAACTTAGAATTAGGCCTTTATGTGTAACTGTTGATAACGGCTATTTAGCAGAAGAAGCGCTTACAAACTGTAAAAACGTTGCAAAATATTTTGGAGTAGACTGGCTTGTAATAAACAAGGATTTTACGAAATTCTTCAAGGAAACCATTTCCAAAGGAGAATCTCCATGCAGAGTATGTTCTGACATGAATATGCACGAACTCTGGCAGTTTGCAAGACAGACGAATATCGACACGATTGTGACGGGACACGAACTTCCATTTGGTACAACTGCAATAAGGGAGATGAAAAAAGGAATAAATATGTTGAGGCTCCTCGTTGCATATAAATTAACAGAAGAAGATAGATATAAGATATTAAAAGAAATTCCTTGGGAAAAACCCGATCTTGGTGGATACACGACAAACTGTTTAGTACTTGCTCCAGCGCTTGTTGAATTTAAGAAAAAGCACGGATTTAGTTTTGAATACGATAGAGTTTCTGCAATGATTAGATATGGGCTCATGACACGCGAACAGGCAGAAAAAGCGTTAGAGTGCCCGGAAGTTTCTGAAGAAATATATAAAGAGCTTAAAAGAAGAGGGCTCGATTTTAAAAATTTAAAAGAATGA
- a CDS encoding SulP family inorganic anion transporter, whose translation MNEKINTNETKDLKNKIVELVIPKNGSVKNDVLSGLTVALALVPEAIAFSFILGIDPTIGLYAAFIMGIVTALLGGRPGMISGATGSVAVIFAPLVISKVQTSGMESALGYLFIAVLLMGILQVFFGISKVGKFVRLIPHPVMLGFVNGLAIIIFLSQIGQFYGADGNLLPWPILSIMLVLIAITMAISIFLPKITRAVPATLVAIITVTIISYFLNNAGYTVLTVLDFIKSIEPLKTTLAVSMPSFALPNVPLNWDTIKTVLPYSFLAACVGLIESLMTLRLIDELTETRGRSNKECIGQGIANILNGFFGGMGGCAMIGQSMINIRGGGRGRLSGASAAVLLLVFIVWGAPIIEMIPLAALVGVMFIVVIGTFEWSSFRILKKIPLSDAVIIAVVSIMTVVLDLATAVFLGIILAALVFAWDRGKDVWASTKSMKNKKVYMLHGPLFFASTSKFKDLFDYENDPIDVVIDFNKSRVYDHSAIEAINTVAEKYTQHGKQLHLLNLSKDCDKLIKKADNIVEVSILDNLIWHVADDKLE comes from the coding sequence ATGAATGAAAAAATAAACACGAATGAAACTAAGGATTTAAAAAATAAAATAGTTGAATTGGTAATTCCAAAAAATGGAAGTGTAAAAAATGATGTGCTATCCGGCTTAACCGTAGCGCTGGCACTGGTTCCAGAAGCAATTGCATTTTCATTTATTCTTGGAATTGATCCTACAATCGGACTTTATGCCGCATTTATTATGGGAATTGTAACTGCATTACTTGGGGGACGTCCTGGAATGATAAGTGGAGCTACAGGTTCTGTTGCAGTTATATTTGCCCCATTGGTGATATCAAAAGTTCAAACCAGTGGAATGGAGTCTGCACTTGGATATCTTTTTATTGCGGTTTTATTGATGGGTATTCTTCAGGTATTTTTTGGTATATCTAAAGTTGGTAAGTTTGTAAGACTTATTCCGCACCCGGTAATGCTTGGATTTGTAAATGGGCTTGCAATAATAATATTTTTATCACAAATCGGTCAATTTTATGGTGCAGATGGAAATTTACTGCCTTGGCCAATTCTTTCAATAATGCTTGTTTTAATTGCAATAACAATGGCTATATCAATTTTCCTGCCAAAAATCACACGTGCAGTTCCCGCAACGCTTGTGGCAATAATTACTGTAACGATAATTTCGTATTTCTTAAATAATGCAGGATACACAGTTTTAACAGTTCTTGATTTTATAAAATCAATAGAACCTCTAAAAACAACGCTCGCAGTTTCAATGCCCTCCTTTGCTTTGCCAAATGTTCCGTTAAATTGGGATACAATTAAAACGGTTCTTCCCTATTCATTCTTAGCAGCATGTGTTGGATTAATCGAATCATTAATGACTTTAAGATTAATTGATGAATTAACCGAAACTCGCGGTAGAAGTAATAAGGAATGTATTGGTCAGGGTATTGCAAACATCTTAAACGGATTTTTTGGCGGAATGGGTGGCTGTGCAATGATCGGCCAAAGCATGATAAATATTCGGGGCGGTGGACGAGGCAGGCTTTCAGGAGCTTCTGCTGCAGTACTATTGCTGGTATTTATTGTATGGGGCGCTCCGATAATTGAAATGATTCCGCTTGCAGCACTTGTTGGAGTCATGTTTATCGTTGTAATTGGCACTTTCGAGTGGTCTAGCTTTAGAATTTTGAAAAAAATACCACTTTCCGATGCAGTAATTATTGCAGTTGTTTCAATCATGACTGTTGTATTAGACCTTGCAACAGCGGTATTTTTGGGAATTATATTAGCAGCACTTGTTTTTGCATGGGATCGAGGAAAAGATGTATGGGCAAGTACAAAATCTATGAAGAACAAAAAAGTATACATGCTTCACGGCCCTTTGTTTTTTGCATCAACATCAAAATTCAAAGACCTATTTGATTATGAAAATGACCCAATTGATGTGGTTATAGACTTTAATAAATCAAGGGTTTATGATCATTCCGCAATTGAAGCAATAAATACGGTTGCAGAGAAATATACTCAGCATGGAAAGCAATTGCACCTTCTTAATTTGAGCAAGGATTGTGATAAATTAATTAAAAAAGCAGACAATATTGTAGAAGTTAGTATTCTCGATAATTTGATATGGCACGTGGCCGATGATAAATTAGAGTAA
- a CDS encoding MoaD/ThiS family protein — MKVFIKNAGELSEIELPENAKLKDFIEKIDVKDNLVVRNGEILSETDDLFEKDTLRLVPIVSGG; from the coding sequence TTGAAAGTTTTTATAAAGAATGCTGGAGAATTGTCCGAAATTGAACTGCCGGAAAATGCAAAGTTAAAAGATTTCATCGAAAAGATAGACGTAAAAGACAATCTCGTTGTTCGAAATGGCGAAATTCTTTCTGAAACTGATGATCTTTTTGAAAAAGACACTTTAAGACTGGTTCCAATTGTTTCAGGTGGCTAA
- a CDS encoding type I restriction endonuclease, whose protein sequence is MGFKEDLQKLSVQVGERKDYINNEETTKQSLIIPFVQTLGFEVFNPLEVRPEYIADFGKKKGEKVDYALFKDKKPVMFIEAKSVTENLKNHDAQLSRYFNAVPEVKLAILTNGVDYKFFTDLNSENMMDDSPFLTLNIMDLKDSDYETLQKFRKDEFTKEELLNHAEELVYMSALRGTLRNLFKNPNDDFVRFLIKDVSEIRVTSAVIERFRPLVKKAISNTVLDIVSTSLSKDEHLEEPEVIEPEILTEIQETENSQKREVITTQEELSAYDRVVQILGKYGKDISDVNYKDTTIYFGIYRKNITNWFLRFNLDSQTKHIITKLEMDEAKLLSNGFEVGPPQKRNGNSRIYFNSIEDLEKLENLIVKCYDQLK, encoded by the coding sequence ATGGGTTTTAAAGAAGATTTACAAAAATTATCCGTACAAGTTGGCGAAAGAAAAGATTATATCAATAATGAAGAAACTACAAAACAGTCATTAATAATTCCTTTTGTTCAAACACTCGGTTTTGAAGTATTTAATCCCTTGGAAGTACGGCCAGAATATATCGCCGATTTTGGAAAGAAAAAAGGCGAAAAAGTCGATTATGCTCTTTTTAAAGATAAAAAACCAGTCATGTTTATTGAAGCTAAATCAGTTACTGAAAATTTAAAAAACCATGATGCACAGCTTTCAAGGTATTTTAATGCAGTTCCAGAAGTTAAACTTGCAATTTTAACTAATGGTGTAGATTATAAATTTTTTACAGATTTAAATTCTGAAAATATGATGGATGATAGTCCGTTTTTAACGTTAAATATCATGGATTTAAAGGATAGTGATTATGAAACCCTTCAAAAATTTAGAAAAGATGAATTCACCAAAGAAGAATTATTAAATCATGCCGAAGAACTTGTTTACATGTCGGCATTAAGGGGAACCCTCAGAAATTTGTTTAAAAATCCAAATGACGATTTTGTAAGGTTTTTAATAAAAGATGTAAGTGAAATAAGAGTTACAAGTGCAGTGATTGAACGTTTTAGACCCCTAGTAAAAAAAGCAATATCTAATACAGTTTTAGATATTGTTTCTACAAGTTTATCTAAAGATGAACATTTAGAAGAACCAGAAGTTATTGAACCCGAAATTTTAACTGAAATTCAGGAAACTGAAAATTCACAAAAAAGAGAAGTAATTACGACACAAGAAGAACTCAGTGCGTATGATAGGGTTGTGCAGATACTTGGGAAATACGGTAAAGATATTTCAGATGTAAATTATAAAGATACAACAATTTACTTTGGAATATACCGTAAAAATATAACAAACTGGTTTTTGAGGTTTAATTTAGATTCTCAAACTAAACATATTATTACCAAACTAGAAATGGACGAAGCTAAATTATTGAGTAATGGTTTCGAAGTTGGACCGCCACAGAAAAGAAATGGCAATAGCAGAATATATTTTAATTCGATAGAAGACCTCGAAAAATTAGAAAATTTAATTGTAAAATGCTATGACCAATTAAAATAA
- a CDS encoding adenine phosphoribosyltransferase encodes MDLRKKIRIVENFPIEGISFKDVTPILKDPKAMKHTTKEIAKYLEDKNVDVIVGPEARGFLFGVPVAHELDIGFVPVRKPGKLPYKTFSVDYALEYGSDSLEIHSDGIEKGQNVAIVDDLLATGGTVLGVSKLVEKLGGHVSALNFVIELTELKGRDKLKGYDIQSLVKYDL; translated from the coding sequence ATGGATTTAAGAAAAAAGATAAGAATTGTAGAAAATTTTCCAATAGAAGGAATAAGCTTTAAAGATGTAACTCCGATTTTAAAAGACCCAAAAGCAATGAAGCATACGACAAAAGAGATTGCAAAATACCTCGAAGATAAAAATGTCGATGTTATAGTTGGCCCTGAAGCACGCGGTTTTTTATTCGGTGTTCCTGTTGCTCATGAACTTGATATAGGGTTTGTTCCAGTTCGAAAACCGGGAAAATTACCTTACAAAACTTTTTCAGTTGATTATGCACTTGAATACGGATCAGACAGCCTTGAAATTCACAGCGATGGAATTGAAAAAGGCCAGAACGTTGCAATAGTTGACGACCTTCTTGCAACCGGCGGAACTGTTTTAGGTGTTAGTAAACTTGTAGAAAAACTTGGCGGGCACGTTTCAGCGCTTAATTTTGTAATCGAACTCACAGAATTAAAGGGAAGGGATAAATTAAAAGGATACGACATACAGTCGCTTGTTAAATACGATTTATAA
- the ilvC gene encoding ketol-acid reductoisomerase, giving the protein MKVFYDSDFKLDALKEKTIAVIGYGSQGRAQSLNMKDSGLNVVVGLRKNGASWNNAKADGHNVMTIEEAAEKADIIHILIPDELQAEVYESQIKPYLKEGKTLSFSHGFNIHYGFIVPPKGVNVVLVAPKSPGKMVRRTYEEGFGVPGLICIEIDATNNAFDIVSAMAKGIGLSRAGVIQTTFKEETETDLFGEQAVLCGGVTELIKAGFETLVEAGYAPEMAYFETCHELKLIVDLIYQKGFKNMWNDVSNTAEYGGLTRRSRIVTADSKAAMKEILREIQDGRFTKEFLLEKQVSYAHLKSMRRLEGDLQIEEVGAKLRKMCGLEKEE; this is encoded by the coding sequence ATGAAGGTATTCTATGACTCAGATTTTAAATTAGATGCTTTAAAAGAAAAAACAATTGCAGTAATCGGTTATGGAAGTCAAGGTAGAGCACAGTCCTTAAACATGAAAGACAGCGGATTAAACGTTGTTGTTGGTTTAAGAAAAAACGGTGCTTCATGGAACAACGCTAAAGCAGACGGTCACAATGTAATGACCATTGAAGAAGCTGCTGAAAAAGCGGACATCATCCACATCTTAATACCTGATGAATTACAGGCAGAAGTTTATGAAAGCCAGATAAAACCATATTTAAAAGAAGGAAAAACACTCAGCTTTTCACATGGTTTTAACATCCACTATGGATTCATTGTTCCACCAAAAGGAGTTAACGTGGTATTAGTTGCTCCAAAATCACCTGGAAAAATGGTTAGAAGAACATACGAAGAAGGTTTCGGTGTTCCAGGTTTAATCTGTATCGAAATTGATGCAACAAACAACGCATTTGATATTGTTTCAGCAATGGCAAAAGGAATCGGTTTATCAAGAGCTGGAGTTATCCAGACAACTTTCAAAGAAGAAACAGAAACTGACCTTTTCGGTGAACAAGCTGTTTTATGCGGTGGAGTTACCGAATTAATCAAAGCAGGATTTGAAACACTCGTTGAAGCAGGATACGCACCAGAAATGGCATACTTTGAAACCTGCCACGAATTGAAATTAATCGTTGACTTAATCTACCAAAAAGGATTCAAAAACATGTGGAACGATGTAAGTAACACTGCAGAATACGGTGGACTTACAAGAAGAAGCAGAATCGTTACAGCTGATTCAAAAGCTGCAATGAAAGAAATCTTAAGAGAAATCCAAGATGGAAGATTCACAAAAGAATTCCTTCTCGAAAAACAGGTAAGCTATGCTCATTTAAAATCAATGAGAAGACTCGAAGGAGACTTACAAATCGAAGAAGTCGGCGCAAAATTAAGAAAAATGTGCGGTCTTGAAAAAGAAGAATAA
- a CDS encoding U32 family peptidase: MVELLAPARDLSGLITAFNNGADSVYCGLKEMSMRATAKNFERNELIEGINLAHDANKRVYLCTNTVVYEDDVLNVNEILEFAKSAEVDAVIVNDIGAMSLADELGLEIHVSVQNNITNSKTAEFFSKFAKRVVLSRELTLTQIKQIKENLKLNKVDLELEGFIHGALCTAMSGRCYLSSYLFNRNANCGDCLQPCRRSWKLVNEHADGTHELICEGKYLLSPKDLCMIEHIPEMIDVFDCFKIEGRAKNVDYVMRATKTYRNAIDSVIDGTYEEKLPLFKKELDKIYNRGYDTGFYFRDIACNHDLQYEFEGNISPYKKIEVGKVVNYFKKVDVAEITLIDDLNVGDSVLIIGQTTGCIEEKIESMQVEGENITTAKKGQNVGIKLENLVRENDKVYILKED, from the coding sequence ATGGTTGAATTATTGGCCCCTGCAAGAGATTTATCGGGCTTGATTACTGCATTCAATAATGGTGCAGATTCAGTGTACTGCGGACTAAAAGAAATGAGTATGCGTGCAACCGCTAAAAATTTCGAAAGAAATGAGCTAATTGAAGGCATTAACCTCGCACACGATGCAAATAAGCGAGTATATCTATGCACAAACACGGTAGTTTACGAAGATGACGTTTTAAATGTAAATGAAATACTCGAATTTGCTAAATCTGCGGAAGTGGATGCCGTAATTGTAAATGATATTGGAGCGATGAGCCTTGCAGATGAATTAGGACTTGAAATTCACGTGAGCGTTCAAAACAACATTACAAATTCAAAAACTGCTGAATTCTTTTCGAAATTTGCAAAAAGAGTTGTTTTATCAAGAGAACTTACATTAACCCAAATTAAACAGATTAAAGAAAATTTAAAACTAAATAAAGTTGATTTAGAACTTGAAGGATTTATTCACGGGGCACTCTGCACTGCAATGAGTGGAAGATGCTATTTGAGTTCATATTTATTTAATAGAAATGCAAACTGCGGAGACTGCTTACAGCCTTGCAGACGTTCTTGGAAATTAGTAAATGAACACGCAGACGGAACTCACGAGCTAATTTGCGAAGGAAAATATCTTCTTTCACCAAAGGATCTCTGCATGATTGAACATATCCCAGAAATGATAGATGTTTTTGACTGCTTTAAAATTGAAGGGCGTGCTAAAAACGTAGATTACGTGATGCGTGCAACAAAAACGTACCGAAATGCCATTGATTCAGTAATTGATGGAACTTATGAAGAAAAATTGCCATTATTTAAAAAAGAACTCGATAAGATCTACAATCGAGGATACGATACAGGATTTTATTTCAGAGATATTGCCTGTAACCACGATTTACAGTACGAATTTGAAGGAAATATTTCGCCTTACAAAAAAATTGAAGTTGGAAAGGTTGTAAATTACTTTAAAAAGGTCGATGTTGCAGAAATCACCCTTATTGACGATTTAAATGTTGGAGACAGCGTTTTAATAATCGGGCAAACTACAGGATGCATTGAAGAAAAAATTGAGTCAATGCAGGTCGAAGGCGAAAACATTACTACTGCCAAAAAAGGTCAAAATGTTGGAATCAAACTTGAAAATTTAGTAAGAGAAAATGACAAAGTTTACATTCTAAAAGAGGATTAA